From Glycine max cultivar Williams 82 chromosome 11, Glycine_max_v4.0, whole genome shotgun sequence, the proteins below share one genomic window:
- the LOC100305943 gene encoding OXS3-like protein: MDVCVLSNHKVLSQIQILFVCGGLINNTQKGYLKNTTTLEIMELAQKKGFLVHHEYDDLVGSFYSSSTSSSVSGISSGSSLESDSFEEVTSPASSSPSSSVDDQLVVVADPLSDMSSLFQQLPIKRGLSKFYQGKSQSFTSLTNVRSLEDLVKPENPHNKRLKSYKSYAGGLAESHSTRVVSKGGMMHSTSSRGSCSSLGRGSVTNFMGSNSRPSIPSHRSTSTNTIPNQTVLFA; encoded by the exons ATGGATGTATGTGTTCTTAGTAATCATAAAGTGCTAAGTCAAATACAAATATTGTTTGTGTGTGGTGGTTTGATCAACAACACACAGAAGGGGTATCtcaaaaacacaacaacattgGAGATTATGGAGCTAGCGCAAAAGAAAGGATTTCTGGTTCATCATGAGTACGATGATCTTGttggttctttttattcttcctcGACATCTTCTTCTGTTTCTGGAATTTCAAGTGGGTCATCGTTGGAATCTGATTCTTTTGAAGAAGTAACATCCCCTGCCTCTTCTTCTCCCTCATCATCAGTTGATGATCAACTTGTAGTTGTTGCTGATCCATTGAGTGACATGTCTTCTCTCTTTCAACAACTTCCCATCAA GAGGGGGCTATCAAAATTCTACCAGGGAAAGTCACAATCTTTTACTTCACTAACAAATGTGAGGAGCTTGGAAGATCTTGTAAAGCCAGAGAACCCTCACAACAAAAGATTGAAGTCTTACAAGAGCTATGCAGGAGGGTTGGCAGAGAGCCATTCAACAAGGGTTGTTTCTAAGGGGGGAATGATGcattcaacaagttcaagagGTTCATGTTCTTCTTTGGGAAGGGGCAGTGTCACTAACTTCATGGGTAGTAATAGTAGGCCATCAATTCCTTCTCATAGATCTACCAGCACTAACACCATCCCTAATCAAACTGTGTTGTTTGCTTAA